In Pseudomonas sp. R76, one genomic interval encodes:
- a CDS encoding TadE/TadG family type IV pilus assembly protein — MRTSLPKKQKGAAAIEFIAVFVIFFAVFYGMVSYSLPLLLLQSFNQATAEAVRLSVALDPTMTGYQAAVQSTAKAAVINRLVWIPSTYKFNANQVTTTFVGGLLSVQINYPTANLQAVMPFIVLPGIGTVPQLPATLQATSSLQF; from the coding sequence ATGAGAACAAGCCTCCCGAAGAAGCAAAAAGGCGCGGCAGCAATCGAGTTCATTGCTGTGTTCGTGATTTTTTTCGCCGTGTTCTACGGCATGGTCAGCTATAGCCTGCCGCTGCTGCTGTTGCAGTCGTTCAACCAGGCCACCGCCGAAGCCGTGCGCCTGAGCGTGGCGCTGGACCCCACCATGACCGGCTATCAGGCCGCCGTGCAAAGCACTGCCAAAGCCGCCGTCATCAACCGCTTGGTGTGGATTCCCTCCACGTACAAATTTAACGCCAACCAAGTCACCACCACCTTCGTCGGCGGCTTGCTGTCTGTGCAAATCAACTACCCCACGGCCAACCTGCAGGCGGTGATGCCCTTTATTGTCCTGCCCGGCATCGGCACCGTGCCGCAGTTGCCGGCGACGCTGCAGGCCACCTCGAG
- a CDS encoding prepilin peptidase, with the protein MIHGAVVVVWLVLCAVQDIRQRLLANRLTLGAALLALIYALWTGSTWLGAPAGQGFLAFLLALLLTLPGYALGRLGAGDVKLLAALALASDAEYLLWSFVGATVANGLWILCAPKLIPLMSHGLKKGMGYLVAEPSKKLPFAPFLLVGFAAAWFWIH; encoded by the coding sequence GTGATCCATGGCGCAGTGGTGGTGGTGTGGTTGGTGCTGTGTGCGGTGCAGGATATTCGGCAGCGATTGCTCGCCAATCGCCTGACGCTGGGCGCTGCGCTGTTGGCGTTGATCTATGCGCTGTGGACGGGCAGCACCTGGCTGGGTGCGCCAGCCGGGCAAGGTTTTCTGGCGTTTCTTCTGGCGCTGCTGCTGACCTTGCCGGGTTACGCCCTCGGCCGCCTGGGCGCGGGCGATGTGAAGCTGCTCGCGGCATTGGCGCTGGCGTCGGATGCCGAGTACCTGCTGTGGTCGTTTGTAGGGGCTACGGTGGCCAATGGGCTGTGGATTTTATGCGCGCCAAAACTAATCCCGCTTATGAGTCATGGGCTTAAGAAGGGCATGGGTTATCTGGTGGCGGAGCCGTCAAAAAAACTGCCATTTGCGCCGTTTCTGCTGGTGGGTTTTGCCGCTGCCTGGTTTTGGATCCATTAG
- a CDS encoding response regulator transcription factor, translated as MNKLTSAVKVLVVDDQPLIVEELCEFLESSGFRCVPCESSQQALKRFSEDAEIGLVLCDLHMPDMDGIELVQALQKVAGKQRAFEAIMLTGRADKQDVIKALRAGIADYYQKPINLDELLEGLQRQEAALQERKKDLQLGNLNQKLQFLSESINDLYQDLDKVRSSRPGMDGEELSAEDAGAVEIPAIFNQLSPRQLDVARLVGKGQTNYQIACELGITENTVKLYVSQVLRLTHMHNRTQLALALSPNNSALRQRVTAH; from the coding sequence GTGAACAAGCTTACCTCTGCGGTAAAAGTGCTCGTTGTCGATGATCAACCGCTGATCGTGGAAGAGCTCTGTGAATTTCTTGAAAGCAGCGGTTTCCGCTGTGTCCCGTGTGAATCCAGCCAACAGGCCTTGAAGCGTTTCAGCGAAGACGCCGAGATCGGCCTGGTGCTCTGCGACCTGCACATGCCGGACATGGACGGCATCGAGCTGGTCCAGGCCCTGCAAAAGGTCGCCGGTAAACAGCGTGCCTTCGAGGCGATCATGTTGACCGGCCGCGCCGACAAGCAGGATGTGATCAAAGCCCTGCGTGCGGGGATCGCGGACTATTACCAGAAACCCATCAACCTCGATGAATTGCTCGAAGGCTTGCAGCGCCAGGAAGCGGCGTTGCAAGAGCGCAAGAAGGACCTGCAACTGGGCAACTTGAACCAGAAGCTGCAGTTCCTTTCCGAGTCGATCAACGACCTGTACCAGGACCTCGACAAAGTGCGCAGCAGCCGGCCTGGGATGGACGGTGAAGAACTCTCGGCCGAGGACGCGGGGGCGGTGGAGATTCCGGCGATCTTCAACCAGTTGTCGCCGCGCCAATTGGACGTCGCACGGCTGGTGGGGAAAGGGCAGACCAACTATCAGATTGCCTGTGAATTGGGCATTACTGAAAACACCGTGAAGTTGTATGTGTCCCAGGTGCTGCGCTTGACGCACATGCATAACCGCACGCAACTGGCGTTGGCGTTGTCGCCGAATAATTCTGCGTTGCGTCAGCGGGTAACTGCACACTGA
- a CDS encoding DUF3613 domain-containing protein has product MNMPYLASLAVLALPMSVMAIEPGPSSPQQALTEQWLTLQSTGSAASQKPQKASAAERDKANQRFLDSYKYPIPEYFEQKVGGKTEGSN; this is encoded by the coding sequence ATGAACATGCCTTATCTCGCCAGCCTGGCCGTGCTCGCGTTGCCCATGAGCGTCATGGCCATAGAACCCGGCCCGTCGTCACCGCAGCAGGCGCTCACCGAGCAATGGTTGACGTTGCAGTCCACGGGCAGCGCCGCATCGCAGAAGCCACAGAAAGCCTCGGCGGCCGAACGCGACAAAGCCAACCAGCGGTTTTTGGACAGCTACAAGTATCCGATTCCGGAGTATTTCGAGCAGAAGGTGGGCGGGAAAACCGAAGGGAGTAATTGA
- a CDS encoding tetratricopeptide repeat protein produces the protein MRALIAGCSLLLLGGCATNGQAPWDTLLATGSCPKPSSEQELSLNLADEMAGDGKLHASLANLQSLPANLPQVRLRQAKAYRLLGRSEAEPLYRSLIGTCMAAEGEHGLGQIASAKGDNGQAMAHLQRAARLAPTDEKIRNDLGVVYLNQLRLEDARFEFMTAMELKQSDPLAAVNLVTLLIYQDNWKQAAQLVSQMSLSPEQVTEAQARAEKLKGSSAPVAKAKDQVAAVSGAASNPRN, from the coding sequence ATGAGAGCCTTGATAGCCGGTTGTAGCCTGTTGCTGCTGGGCGGTTGTGCCACCAACGGCCAAGCCCCGTGGGACACGTTGTTGGCCACCGGCAGTTGCCCCAAGCCCAGCTCCGAACAGGAACTGTCGTTGAACCTGGCCGATGAAATGGCCGGCGACGGCAAGCTGCACGCCAGCCTCGCCAACTTGCAAAGCCTGCCGGCGAATCTGCCCCAGGTACGCCTGCGCCAGGCCAAGGCTTATCGCCTGCTCGGGCGCAGCGAAGCCGAGCCGTTGTACCGCAGCCTGATCGGCACCTGCATGGCCGCCGAAGGCGAACACGGCCTGGGGCAAATCGCCTCGGCCAAGGGCGATAACGGGCAAGCCATGGCCCACTTGCAACGCGCGGCCCGGCTGGCGCCCACCGACGAGAAAATCCGCAATGACCTGGGCGTGGTCTACCTCAACCAACTGCGCCTGGAAGACGCGCGCTTTGAATTCATGACCGCCATGGAACTCAAGCAGAGCGACCCATTGGCCGCGGTCAACCTGGTGACCCTGCTGATCTATCAGGACAACTGGAAACAGGCGGCGCAACTGGTCAGCCAGATGAGCTTGAGCCCCGAACAAGTCACTGAAGCCCAGGCCCGCGCCGAGAAACTCAAGGGCTCAAGCGCACCTGTGGCCAAGGCCAAGGATCAAGTCGCCGCCGTCAGTGGCGCCGCAAGCAACCCGAGGAATTGA
- a CDS encoding type II secretion system F family protein gives MAIALLISAVLFIAALLLVLANLLKHRRGQRLVAQRLQGQMAREHRFGTLMRQLGSSPLAQRSVSLDNETQVLLNRVGWRKANQRSMFAAFQVGTPLLLLVVTLVGQQLLFPHAASPWLAPLLALGIGYLLPKRILARAAKARQQRISREVSTFIPLLRILFESGMAVEQALRVLSTEAQRLLPALTFELRLILTRVDSGLELSEELGKTARLLAVDEFTDTCTILQQLVQQGGGAMKSLLSLKQLLDDRRLTRIQEFVSKMSAKMSVVMMVFLFPALLIVLGGPAFIGITRALSNL, from the coding sequence ATGGCGATTGCACTGCTGATCAGCGCTGTACTGTTCATCGCCGCCCTGCTGCTGGTGCTGGCCAACCTGCTCAAACACCGGCGCGGCCAGCGTCTGGTCGCCCAACGCTTGCAGGGCCAGATGGCGCGCGAACACCGGTTCGGCACGCTGATGCGGCAACTGGGCAGCAGCCCGCTCGCGCAACGCTCGGTGAGCCTGGACAACGAAACCCAAGTGCTGCTCAACCGCGTCGGCTGGCGCAAAGCCAACCAGCGCTCGATGTTCGCTGCCTTCCAGGTCGGCACGCCGTTGCTGCTGTTGGTGGTTACCTTGGTGGGCCAGCAATTACTCTTTCCTCACGCCGCTTCGCCGTGGCTGGCGCCGCTGTTGGCCCTGGGCATCGGCTACCTGCTGCCCAAACGCATCCTGGCCAGGGCGGCCAAGGCGCGGCAGCAGCGGATCTCCCGCGAGGTGTCGACCTTCATTCCGCTGCTGCGCATTCTGTTCGAGTCCGGCATGGCGGTTGAACAAGCGCTGCGCGTATTGAGCACTGAAGCGCAACGTCTGTTGCCGGCGCTGACCTTTGAACTGCGCCTGATCCTCACACGGGTCGACTCCGGCCTGGAGCTGAGCGAGGAGCTGGGCAAGACCGCCCGCCTGCTGGCCGTGGATGAATTTACCGACACCTGCACCATCCTCCAGCAACTGGTTCAGCAAGGCGGCGGCGCGATGAAATCGTTGCTGTCGCTCAAGCAATTGCTTGATGACCGACGCCTTACACGCATCCAGGAATTCGTCTCGAAGATGTCGGCAAAAATGTCCGTCGTGATGATGGTGTTTTTGTTTCCCGCCTTGCTGATCGTGCTCGGGGGGCCGGCGTTTATCGGCATCACCCGAGCCTTGAGTAACTTATGA
- a CDS encoding type II secretion system F family protein, which produces MTGAILLLICLILIGLSIRSFQNGLRRAQTERVLGRLAEGQPQLVEENNQWSGVERMFLRAGLGKPSDNLGLWLAVWGLGVVLGLLVAGWVGLLVMLVLPPLLLRVYIAWRYQRRIKRMIEQLPQLLDHTVRSLKAGRTLADAVLGGIEITEDPLQQAMGRIRRNVQLGVSLPESSHDFAEFYERDEFRLFALGLKVNHRYGGNASELLENLIKMIREREQAARQLRALTGETRVTAYVLTALPISMIGYFLAVNPAYLMTMWDDGTGRILLFVALIMQLLGCFTLWRMLRSV; this is translated from the coding sequence ATGACCGGGGCCATCCTGCTGCTCATCTGCCTGATCCTGATCGGCCTGTCGATTCGCTCCTTCCAGAACGGTTTGCGCCGCGCCCAGACCGAACGCGTACTCGGCCGCCTTGCCGAAGGCCAGCCGCAGCTGGTCGAAGAAAACAACCAGTGGAGCGGCGTAGAACGCATGTTCCTGCGCGCCGGCCTGGGCAAACCCAGTGACAACCTCGGCCTGTGGCTGGCCGTCTGGGGCCTGGGCGTGGTGCTGGGGTTGCTGGTGGCCGGTTGGGTCGGCCTGCTGGTGATGCTGGTGCTGCCGCCCCTGCTGCTGCGCGTGTACATCGCCTGGCGCTATCAACGGCGCATCAAGCGCATGATCGAACAGCTGCCGCAATTGCTCGACCACACCGTGCGCAGCCTCAAGGCCGGGCGCACCCTGGCCGACGCCGTGCTGGGCGGTATCGAGATCACCGAGGACCCGCTGCAACAAGCCATGGGCCGCATCCGCCGCAACGTGCAGCTCGGCGTGAGCCTGCCGGAATCGTCCCACGACTTTGCCGAATTTTACGAGCGCGATGAGTTTCGCCTGTTCGCGCTGGGTTTGAAGGTCAACCATCGCTACGGCGGCAATGCCAGCGAGCTGTTGGAAAACCTGATCAAGATGATCCGCGAGCGCGAGCAAGCCGCCCGCCAGCTGCGCGCCCTGACCGGCGAAACGCGAGTGACCGCGTATGTGCTCACCGCCCTGCCGATCTCAATGATTGGCTACTTCCTGGCGGTGAACCCCGCGTACCTGATGACCATGTGGGACGACGGCACCGGGCGCATCCTGTTGTTCGTAGCCTTGATCATGCAGCTGCTGGGGTGCTTCACCTTGTGGCGCATGTTGCGGAGCGTATGA
- a CDS encoding CpaF family protein, whose protein sequence is MNGEKLFGAPARGVGGNTDHDGLKLVLHRYIIDAIEESGKNLLEGSRPLLAQFVIDKVAEYINRMHLAISRYEMERLAEEIVDELTGFGPLEVLLRDPSVTEILVNGPHRVFIERDGLLHQSDLRFIDAHHVERVMQRILAPLGRRLDESSPMVDARLPDGSRVNAIIPPIALDGPCLSIRKFRKDMLKSSDLVAMQTIDQNIFDFFQEAVGKRCNILISGGTGTGKTTLLNILSQLINPHERLVTIEDVAELQLGHPHVVRLETRPPNAEGHGEVKASDLIRNALRMRPDRIILGEIRGVEVLDVLTAMNTGHDGSMSTVHANNAADALLRLETLVGLTGRVVAEKTLRQMICAALDVVIQLTRLPDGRRCVSEVVEVVGIREDVYVTNTLFRHDRRTGFGFLREAVNPAGEKLRREPTLP, encoded by the coding sequence ATGAACGGCGAAAAACTCTTCGGCGCACCCGCTCGCGGCGTCGGTGGCAACACCGACCACGACGGGCTGAAACTGGTGCTGCATCGCTACATCATCGACGCCATCGAAGAGTCGGGGAAAAATTTGCTCGAAGGTTCGCGCCCGCTGCTGGCGCAATTTGTCATCGACAAAGTCGCCGAATACATCAACCGCATGCACCTGGCGATCTCCCGCTACGAGATGGAGCGCCTGGCCGAAGAAATCGTTGATGAGCTGACCGGTTTCGGCCCGCTGGAAGTGCTGCTGCGCGACCCGTCGGTGACCGAGATTCTGGTCAACGGCCCGCACCGGGTGTTTATCGAACGTGACGGTTTGCTGCACCAGAGTGACCTGCGATTTATCGACGCCCACCATGTGGAGCGCGTGATGCAACGCATCCTCGCGCCCCTGGGCCGGCGCCTGGATGAATCGTCGCCGATGGTCGATGCGCGCCTGCCCGATGGCAGCCGGGTCAACGCGATCATCCCGCCGATTGCCCTGGACGGGCCATGCCTGTCGATTCGTAAGTTTCGCAAGGACATGCTCAAAAGCAGCGACCTGGTCGCGATGCAGACCATCGACCAGAACATCTTCGATTTCTTCCAGGAAGCGGTGGGCAAGCGTTGCAACATCCTCATCAGCGGCGGCACCGGCACGGGTAAAACCACGCTGCTGAATATCCTCAGTCAGTTGATCAACCCGCATGAACGTCTGGTGACCATCGAAGACGTTGCCGAGCTGCAACTGGGGCACCCACACGTGGTGCGCCTGGAAACCCGCCCGCCGAATGCCGAGGGCCACGGCGAGGTCAAGGCCAGCGACCTGATCCGCAACGCCCTGCGGATGCGCCCCGACCGCATCATCCTCGGCGAAATCCGGGGTGTGGAAGTACTCGACGTACTCACCGCGATGAACACCGGCCACGACGGTTCCATGAGTACCGTGCACGCCAACAACGCCGCCGACGCGCTGCTGCGCCTGGAAACGCTGGTGGGTTTGACCGGCCGCGTGGTGGCGGAAAAAACCCTGCGGCAAATGATCTGCGCGGCGCTGGATGTGGTGATCCAACTGACCCGCCTGCCGGATGGCCGACGTTGCGTCAGCGAAGTGGTCGAGGTGGTGGGCATCCGTGAAGACGTGTACGTGACCAACACCCTGTTCCGCCATGACCGGCGCACCGGCTTCGGCTTCCTGCGTGAGGCGGTCAACCCGGCCGGCGAAAAATTGCGCCGCGAACCGACACTGCCTTGA
- a CDS encoding AAA family ATPase: MSDSLSQTFLAITRNTTDLEWLQGALAPLGQVVSAGSGTLDELLALVDVTFANLVFVGLDREHVVAQSALIEGALEAKPMLAIVALGDGMDNQLVLNAMRAGARDFVAYGSRSSEVAGLVRRLSKRLPPVTTNTQLGGLTVLYGTQSNADGALLASHLALVVQKSGQQTLLLDLGLPRGDSLALLGLESSFNFGDALRHLRRLDATLINSAFTSAEDGLRILAYASNDEPLEQTSAAELYMLLSALRQHFQHIVVNLAGQPDSEALRTFVSHCDKLLWCTDQSVLDCRRNLAVLNQWREKGMKLEHAKLLVDRYVKSCAPDSEALSKSFGLEVIAVLPLSPEVRLNAKNQGQTLFALAPREPLTQGLKTLGDRLAKRSEGMKKPSHNWFERLIGSGK, from the coding sequence ATGAGCGATAGCCTGAGCCAGACCTTCCTGGCAATCACCCGTAATACCACCGACCTGGAATGGCTGCAGGGCGCGCTGGCGCCGCTTGGCCAAGTGGTCAGCGCCGGCAGTGGCACCCTCGACGAGCTGCTGGCACTGGTCGACGTGACCTTCGCCAATCTGGTGTTTGTCGGCCTCGATCGCGAGCACGTGGTAGCCCAGAGCGCGCTGATCGAAGGCGCACTGGAAGCCAAGCCGATGCTGGCCATCGTCGCCCTCGGTGACGGCATGGACAACCAGTTGGTGCTCAATGCAATGCGTGCCGGCGCACGGGATTTTGTCGCCTACGGTTCACGCTCCAGCGAAGTCGCCGGGCTGGTGCGCCGCCTGAGTAAACGCCTGCCGCCGGTGACCACCAACACGCAACTGGGCGGCCTCACCGTGCTGTACGGCACCCAAAGCAATGCCGACGGCGCGCTGCTCGCCAGCCACTTGGCGCTGGTCGTCCAAAAGAGCGGCCAGCAAACCCTGCTGCTCGACCTGGGCCTGCCACGCGGTGACAGCCTGGCGCTGCTGGGCCTGGAAAGCTCGTTCAATTTCGGCGATGCGCTGCGCCACCTGCGGCGGCTGGACGCGACGTTGATCAACAGCGCGTTTACCTCCGCCGAAGACGGCCTGCGCATTCTCGCCTACGCCTCCAACGACGAGCCGCTGGAGCAGACCAGCGCCGCCGAGCTGTACATGCTGCTCAGCGCCTTGCGCCAACACTTCCAGCACATTGTGGTGAACCTTGCCGGCCAGCCGGACAGCGAAGCGCTGCGCACCTTTGTCAGCCACTGCGACAAGCTGCTCTGGTGCACCGACCAAAGCGTGCTGGACTGCCGTCGCAACCTCGCGGTGCTGAACCAGTGGCGCGAAAAAGGCATGAAACTGGAGCACGCCAAGCTGTTGGTTGATCGCTATGTCAAAAGCTGCGCGCCTGACTCCGAGGCTCTGAGCAAGAGCTTTGGGCTGGAGGTGATCGCCGTGTTGCCGCTGAGCCCGGAAGTGCGCCTGAACGCGAAAAACCAGGGGCAAACCTTGTTCGCCCTGGCCCCGCGAGAACCCCTGACCCAGGGCCTGAAAACCCTCGGTGACCGCCTGGCAAAACGTTCGGAAGGTATGAAAAAGCCGTCACACAATTGGTTTGAACGCCTGATCGGATCCGGCAAATGA